Proteins encoded in a region of the uncultured Paludibaculum sp. genome:
- a CDS encoding ABC transporter ATP-binding protein, with protein MTAIDHNLDHSESQKSKQWAQRARALRNIPPVLKIVWQSGPLVVSSNLALRLLASTVPIAMLAVSKMIVDGVVQVSKGQPLPHLFWYWVAAEFGLALLGGITGRTVGFLDSLVADRFSRHLSVRIMEKAARLDLLSYEDPVFYDKLERARVQATDRIGMVHATGTLLQQVVMAAGFCATILWFSPWLLLLLIVCIVPAFLGESHFAFLGYSLSLRQTPVRRQLDYLRVLGASRESAKELKLFNLADHFTGEFQKLSDDIYEQNLTLARRRLFAGAMLSLLTTCGYYGAYAFVVWRAATGTITPGSMTFLAGAIAGASANIQSIFSTFASIADQALFLTDLLDFFAVQPCIASKPGALTAPRAIQDGFRLEHVSFAYPGNPRRIIDGLDLHLAAGERVALVGENGQGKTTLVKLLTRLYDPTEGRILLDGVDLRDYDLESLHAQIGVIFQDFVRYEMTARENIAVGQIDMTGASAEERIHQAARKSLAADVIRRLPRGLGQQLGRRFEGGVDLSGGEWQKVALARAYLREAQFLILDEPAAALDARSEYDLFQRFASLTQGKTALLISHRFSTVRMADRILVLEGGRVVEEGCHERLLAEGGRYSAMFELQAASYR; from the coding sequence GTGACCGCCATTGATCACAATCTCGATCATTCAGAATCCCAAAAATCGAAACAGTGGGCGCAACGGGCCCGCGCCCTTCGGAATATCCCTCCGGTATTGAAGATCGTCTGGCAGTCCGGACCGCTGGTGGTGAGCTCGAACCTGGCGCTGCGTCTGCTTGCCTCCACGGTTCCGATCGCCATGCTGGCCGTCTCCAAAATGATCGTTGACGGCGTCGTACAAGTATCCAAGGGGCAGCCGTTACCACACCTCTTCTGGTATTGGGTCGCCGCCGAATTCGGACTGGCTCTGCTGGGCGGAATCACCGGCCGCACCGTCGGCTTCCTCGACAGTCTGGTGGCCGACCGCTTCAGCCGTCATCTCAGCGTCCGCATCATGGAGAAGGCCGCGCGGCTCGACCTGCTCAGCTACGAGGATCCGGTCTTCTACGACAAGCTCGAACGCGCGCGAGTCCAGGCGACCGATCGCATCGGCATGGTTCATGCCACCGGGACCTTGTTGCAGCAGGTCGTCATGGCCGCCGGCTTTTGTGCCACGATCCTTTGGTTCTCACCGTGGCTTCTGTTGTTGTTGATCGTCTGCATTGTCCCGGCGTTTCTGGGCGAAAGCCACTTCGCCTTCCTCGGTTATTCGCTCAGCCTTCGCCAGACACCCGTGCGGCGCCAGTTGGATTACCTGCGCGTATTAGGGGCGAGCCGCGAATCGGCCAAGGAGTTGAAGCTCTTCAATCTGGCCGATCATTTCACCGGCGAGTTTCAAAAACTGTCCGATGACATCTACGAACAGAACCTGACGCTGGCCCGCCGCCGGCTATTCGCTGGCGCGATGCTCTCCTTATTGACTACATGCGGCTACTACGGCGCTTACGCCTTCGTTGTGTGGCGCGCGGCGACGGGGACCATCACGCCAGGCTCCATGACCTTCCTGGCCGGTGCAATTGCCGGCGCCAGCGCAAACATTCAGTCGATCTTCTCCACATTTGCGAGCATCGCCGACCAGGCACTGTTCCTCACCGATCTTCTCGACTTCTTCGCGGTCCAGCCGTGCATTGCATCGAAACCGGGTGCCCTGACAGCGCCCCGGGCCATCCAGGATGGCTTCCGGTTGGAGCACGTGTCGTTTGCCTATCCCGGCAACCCGCGACGCATCATCGATGGGCTGGATCTGCATCTCGCCGCCGGTGAACGCGTTGCGCTTGTGGGCGAGAACGGGCAGGGTAAGACGACACTGGTCAAGCTGCTGACGCGTCTGTATGACCCCACCGAAGGCAGAATTCTGCTGGACGGCGTGGACCTGCGCGACTACGACCTTGAGAGTCTACATGCCCAGATCGGAGTCATCTTCCAGGACTTCGTCCGTTACGAAATGACGGCGCGCGAGAACATCGCCGTCGGACAGATCGATATGACCGGCGCCAGCGCGGAAGAACGCATCCATCAGGCCGCCCGGAAGAGCCTCGCCGCCGATGTCATCCGGCGCCTTCCTCGCGGTCTTGGCCAGCAACTGGGCCGGCGCTTTGAGGGCGGAGTGGACCTTTCCGGCGGTGAGTGGCAGAAGGTCGCGCTGGCCCGGGCCTATCTGCGGGAAGCGCAATTTCTGATTCTGGATGAACCGGCGGCGGCCCTCGACGCCCGCTCAGAGTACGACTTGTTCCAACGCTTTGCCTCGTTGACGCAAGGCAAGACCGCATTGCTGATCTCGCATCGATTCTCCACCGTACGCATGGCCGACCGCATTCTGGTCCTCGAAGGCGGTCGTGTGGTGGAAGAAGGATGCCACGAACGATTGCTGGCCGAAGGAGGCCGGTACTCCGCCATGTTTGAACTGCAGGCTGCAAGTTATCGCTAG
- a CDS encoding dihydrodipicolinate synthase family protein, with the protein MKLHGIFPPIATPFNHEGDIYTAKVEHNMAKWNKTGLAGYVVCGSTGESVHLTVEEKLRMFELVAKYAASDKILMAGTGVESVRETVMLTNRAAEMGYKAAMVRTPHYYKNLINNSAAQTLYYRSVADQTKIPLMIYNWPQATGVDIPADAVNSLSHHPNVIAIKESSGNIEKVMQMIRETKPGFQVLVGSAPTLAPSLAVGAVGAVLAYANAAPYSTIAIWEAHRQRETEAAMDWQRRIARAAVLVTTKYGIPGLKHAMDLNGFYGGPVRLPLTPIGPEARQEIESAFADLKG; encoded by the coding sequence TGAAGGCGACATCTACACGGCCAAGGTCGAACACAACATGGCGAAGTGGAACAAGACCGGCTTGGCGGGCTATGTCGTCTGCGGATCGACGGGCGAGAGCGTCCACCTGACGGTGGAAGAGAAGTTGCGCATGTTCGAACTGGTGGCGAAGTACGCCGCGTCAGACAAGATCCTGATGGCAGGCACCGGGGTGGAGAGCGTCCGCGAGACCGTGATGCTGACCAACCGTGCGGCCGAAATGGGATACAAAGCCGCCATGGTGCGGACGCCGCACTACTACAAGAACCTGATCAACAATTCGGCCGCGCAGACCCTCTACTACCGCAGCGTGGCGGACCAGACGAAAATCCCGCTGATGATCTACAACTGGCCGCAGGCTACCGGTGTCGATATCCCCGCGGATGCTGTAAACAGCCTGAGCCACCACCCGAATGTCATCGCGATCAAGGAGAGCTCCGGTAATATTGAAAAGGTCATGCAAATGATTCGGGAAACAAAGCCCGGATTTCAGGTACTCGTGGGCTCCGCGCCGACCCTCGCCCCGTCCTTGGCCGTCGGCGCGGTCGGTGCCGTCCTCGCCTATGCCAACGCCGCTCCCTACTCCACAATCGCCATTTGGGAGGCGCATCGCCAGCGCGAGACCGAAGCGGCCATGGATTGGCAGCGCCGCATCGCTCGCGCGGCCGTGCTCGTTACGACAAAGTATGGCATCCCCGGCTTGAAGCATGCCATGGACTTAAATGGATTTTACGGCGGCCCCGTACGATTACCGCTTACGCCAATTGGCCCGGAAGCAAGGCAGGAAATTGAATCCGCCTTCGCCGATCTCAAGGGTTAA
- a CDS encoding glucoamylase family protein, whose protein sequence is MLIEKQTTNDWEEIVRREVAQWTPTKRDRSHRPEKILKQIRAALRDLAHAHVDNAAIRDSSHLLRTALIEAEEAVHGFRRQPHACGDARVLLAAELFDNVQQGVFHEEEFVAFASALIQECDLEMGEIWAFKPALQLVLLHRVAEAAELTAQGGTCPPLDQTIDSLRLLGEAPWKELFESVNPVDAILSRDPAGAYLSMDYESRDQYRRQVAKLATHSATDERAVAEAAIALASEGTGPRQRHCGYYLICEGRSALEQRIAYRAPWTERATAWIRDNPTAVYLCGVEISTFLIVALLLSGLNTMTPLLGGILLTLLPASHAAVHFMNALVSHFAETRALPKLDFSEGIPKDAATLVVVPTLLLNRRQVDALVRDLEVRFLANRGPNLHFGLLTDTPDSSRQVDERDELAGICALLIDELNQRYGHAGGKPFFLLHRQRAFNPSEGKWMGWERKRGKLLDLNRFLRGASDPFPVKTGDMETICQARYVITLDTDTQLPRGAAARLAGTMAHPLHRPEVDPATRIVVAGYGVLQPRVSVCVRSASRSRLASIYSGQTGFDIYTRAVSDVYQDLFGEGIFTGKGIYDIDVFRTVLENRFPCNTLLSHDLIEGIYARAGLASDIEVVDDYPSHFSAYSRRQHRWVRGDWQIMRWLLPIVPDFFGRAIANPIPIISRWKILDNLRRSLIQPATLTLMLAGWFFLPGPALYWTLTSVALFLIPAYTSLLLLPLRLRPAKLAAPLKDAAAAFVRDHLEALLQLTFLVHQSCVSLDAIARSLIRTRITRKRMLEWETAAQAETVRRKRAPADVYLAGTPLLVMIMTCCLVAFAEDALQAAFPILVLWLLSPLVSRWLNSQPASHIKALTTSETAELRGLSLRTWRYFQEFSTADNHYLIPDNVREQGLRAADRISPTNLGLLLNARVAATELGYLSLPRFTQLTRRTLLAMLRMQRHRGHFLNWYDTRTLAAMLPEEVSTVDSGNLAVCLWTLAQACRQWADTPPSSARLRQGILDHIEVLAEEEPRLTAELLRYARTLDVNEQYWPLAELEGLAAPIARRLEFVQSRSAWWAEQLLDRLREARVKPASSTRRLKAIERIANRLVSEMDFKFLYRPRKKVLAIGWDIQTGKLHPSCYDQLASEARMAVFVAIAKNDIPTEAWFHLGRSHTMRHGYRLLLSWSGTMFEYLMPRIWMRHHRDTLLELTCQGVVAVQQKDARLPGSPWGRSETAYGYATDQAEYPYAALGVPTVALNPHCHSAPVVSPYATFLALMVAPRAAFENLRHMRKLGWLSQRGFYEAADYSVQREDILGEYSLVRCWMAHHHGMSLLAATDLLLNHRMQDLFHEDERVQATERLLHERAPRDLEVSRPLSALVAKPAEGEA, encoded by the coding sequence ATGCTCATTGAGAAGCAGACAACAAACGACTGGGAAGAGATCGTCCGCCGCGAGGTCGCGCAGTGGACGCCAACCAAGCGGGACCGCAGTCACAGGCCCGAGAAGATACTGAAGCAGATCCGCGCGGCCCTTCGTGATCTCGCGCATGCGCACGTCGACAACGCCGCCATTCGCGATTCGTCCCATCTTCTGCGCACCGCCCTGATCGAGGCCGAAGAGGCGGTCCACGGGTTCCGCAGGCAGCCCCATGCGTGCGGGGATGCCCGCGTGCTGCTGGCGGCGGAACTGTTCGACAACGTACAGCAAGGCGTGTTCCACGAAGAGGAGTTTGTGGCGTTCGCCTCGGCGCTCATTCAGGAATGCGACCTGGAGATGGGTGAGATCTGGGCCTTCAAGCCCGCACTGCAATTGGTGCTGCTGCATCGCGTGGCCGAAGCGGCGGAACTCACCGCCCAAGGCGGGACCTGCCCGCCACTCGACCAGACGATCGATTCCCTGCGTCTGCTGGGCGAGGCACCCTGGAAAGAACTGTTCGAGAGCGTGAATCCGGTCGATGCGATTCTGTCTCGCGATCCCGCCGGCGCTTACCTGTCGATGGACTACGAGAGCCGCGATCAGTACAGGCGCCAGGTCGCGAAACTCGCCACACACTCCGCCACCGACGAGCGCGCCGTGGCCGAGGCCGCCATCGCCCTGGCCAGCGAAGGCACGGGTCCCCGACAGCGCCACTGTGGCTACTATCTGATCTGCGAAGGCCGGTCCGCGCTGGAACAGCGCATCGCCTACCGCGCGCCCTGGACAGAACGGGCCACGGCCTGGATTCGCGACAACCCCACGGCCGTCTATCTGTGCGGAGTGGAGATCTCCACGTTCCTCATCGTCGCTCTGCTGCTCAGCGGCTTGAACACGATGACACCGCTGCTGGGCGGAATCCTGCTGACCCTGCTGCCAGCCAGCCATGCGGCCGTCCATTTCATGAACGCCCTGGTCAGCCACTTCGCCGAGACGCGTGCGCTGCCGAAGCTCGATTTCTCCGAGGGCATCCCCAAAGACGCCGCAACGCTCGTCGTGGTGCCCACACTCCTGCTGAACCGGCGCCAGGTCGACGCTCTGGTGCGCGACCTGGAAGTGCGCTTCCTCGCCAATCGCGGGCCCAATCTCCACTTCGGCCTGCTCACCGACACGCCGGACTCTTCCCGGCAAGTGGATGAACGCGACGAACTCGCCGGCATCTGCGCGCTCCTGATCGACGAACTGAATCAGCGGTATGGCCACGCGGGCGGCAAGCCGTTCTTCCTGCTGCACCGCCAGCGGGCGTTCAATCCATCCGAGGGCAAGTGGATGGGTTGGGAGCGAAAGCGCGGAAAGCTCCTCGACCTCAACCGCTTTCTGCGTGGCGCCTCCGACCCGTTTCCGGTGAAGACCGGCGACATGGAGACCATCTGCCAGGCTCGCTACGTCATCACACTGGATACCGACACGCAGTTGCCCCGAGGCGCGGCAGCCAGACTGGCGGGCACCATGGCCCATCCGCTGCATCGCCCGGAAGTCGATCCCGCGACCAGGATCGTGGTGGCCGGCTACGGCGTTCTGCAGCCCCGTGTGAGCGTCTGTGTCCGTTCCGCCTCGCGCAGCCGCCTCGCCTCCATCTACTCGGGCCAGACGGGCTTCGACATCTACACCCGCGCCGTCTCCGATGTCTATCAGGATCTCTTCGGGGAAGGGATCTTCACCGGCAAAGGCATCTACGACATCGACGTCTTCCGCACGGTGCTGGAGAACCGCTTCCCCTGCAATACGCTCTTGAGCCACGACCTGATCGAGGGCATCTACGCGCGCGCCGGGCTGGCGTCGGACATCGAAGTGGTGGACGATTACCCATCGCACTTCAGCGCCTACAGCCGGCGGCAGCATCGCTGGGTGCGCGGCGATTGGCAGATCATGCGCTGGCTGCTGCCCATCGTGCCGGACTTCTTTGGCCGCGCCATCGCCAATCCCATCCCGATCATCTCGCGCTGGAAGATCCTTGATAACCTACGGCGCAGCCTAATCCAGCCAGCCACTCTGACACTGATGCTGGCTGGCTGGTTCTTCCTGCCGGGGCCCGCGCTCTACTGGACCCTGACCAGCGTCGCCTTGTTCCTGATTCCCGCCTACACGTCGCTGTTGCTACTGCCCCTGCGCCTGCGGCCCGCCAAACTGGCAGCGCCGCTGAAGGACGCCGCGGCTGCCTTTGTGCGCGACCACCTGGAGGCGCTGCTGCAGCTCACATTCCTCGTCCATCAAAGCTGCGTCTCTCTCGACGCCATCGCGCGCTCTCTCATCAGAACCCGCATTACGCGTAAGCGGATGCTGGAGTGGGAGACAGCCGCTCAGGCCGAGACGGTCCGCCGCAAGCGCGCGCCCGCCGACGTCTATCTCGCCGGCACCCCGCTGCTGGTGATGATCATGACCTGCTGCCTGGTGGCCTTCGCGGAAGACGCCTTGCAAGCTGCCTTCCCGATACTGGTCCTGTGGCTGCTGTCGCCGCTGGTGTCCCGCTGGTTGAACAGTCAGCCGGCCTCCCACATCAAGGCCCTCACCACATCCGAGACAGCGGAATTGCGCGGCCTCAGCCTGCGCACCTGGCGCTACTTCCAGGAGTTCAGCACGGCTGACAACCACTACCTGATTCCCGACAACGTGCGCGAGCAGGGCCTGCGCGCGGCCGATCGCATCTCGCCCACCAACCTCGGCCTGCTACTCAACGCGCGCGTGGCGGCCACGGAACTCGGCTACCTCTCCCTGCCCAGGTTCACTCAGTTGACCCGCCGGACCCTGCTGGCCATGCTCCGCATGCAGCGCCACCGCGGTCATTTCCTCAACTGGTACGACACGCGAACCCTCGCCGCCATGCTCCCCGAGGAAGTCTCCACCGTCGACAGCGGCAACCTCGCCGTCTGCCTCTGGACCCTCGCCCAGGCCTGCCGCCAGTGGGCGGACACTCCGCCCTCATCCGCGCGCCTTCGCCAGGGCATCCTCGACCACATTGAGGTGCTGGCCGAGGAAGAGCCGCGCCTGACCGCCGAACTGCTCCGTTACGCCAGAACCCTCGATGTGAACGAGCAGTACTGGCCGCTGGCGGAACTGGAAGGTCTCGCCGCGCCCATCGCCCGCCGGCTCGAGTTCGTCCAAAGCCGGTCCGCCTGGTGGGCCGAGCAACTGCTCGATCGCCTGCGCGAAGCGCGCGTCAAACCAGCCAGTTCCACTCGTCGCCTCAAGGCCATCGAACGCATCGCCAATCGCCTGGTCTCTGAGATGGACTTCAAATTCCTCTACCGGCCGCGCAAGAAGGTCCTGGCCATCGGTTGGGACATCCAGACCGGCAAGCTGCACCCTTCCTGCTACGACCAGCTCGCTTCCGAAGCGCGCATGGCCGTGTTCGTCGCCATCGCCAAGAACGACATCCCCACGGAAGCCTGGTTCCACCTGGGCCGCTCCCACACGATGCGCCACGGCTACCGGCTGCTGCTCTCCTGGTCGGGCACCATGTTCGAATACCTGATGCCCAGGATCTGGATGCGCCACCACCGCGACACTCTACTGGAGCTCACCTGCCAGGGCGTCGTCGCCGTGCAGCAGAAGGACGCGCGTCTGCCCGGCTCACCCTGGGGCCGTTCGGAAACCGCCTACGGCTATGCGACCGATCAGGCCGAGTATCCTTACGCGGCCTTGGGCGTGCCCACCGTCGCCCTGAATCCACACTGCCATTCCGCGCCGGTCGTCTCGCCCTACGCCACCTTCCTGGCTCTGATGGTCGCGCCGCGCGCGGCCTTCGAGAACCTGCGGCACATGCGTAAACTGGGCTGGCTCAGCCAGCGCGGCTTCTATGAAGCCGCCGACTATT